The Glutamicibacter mishrai DNA window CTCGAGCTGGACCTGCCCGTCGAAACCTCGTTCATCTTCGATGGCCCGTTCCAGCAATGAGGCCAGGTCGGCATCGGTCAACGGACGCAGGGTAAGCAGCAGGGAGCGCGAAAGCAGCGGCGAGATCACCGAGAAGGAAGGGTTCTCCGTGGTGGCGGCTACCAAAACCACTACGCGGTTTTCGACCCCGGGAAGCAGCGCGTCCTGCTGGGCCTTGTTGAAGCGGTGGATCTCGTCGAGGAAGAGGACCGTAGTCACCCCGCGCAGGTCACGATCGTCCTTGGCCTGCTCGATGACCCGGCGTACGTCTTTCACGCCCGCGGTGATGGCCGAAAGCTCAACGAACTTGCGATTGGTCGCCCGCGCGATCACGTGCGCAATGGTGGTCTTGCCGATGCCTGGCGGGCCGTAGAGGATAACGCTGGCCGGGCCGGCCAGTCCCGTTTCGGGATTCTCGGCCAATTGGCGCAACGGCGAGCCGGGGCCGAGCAGGTGCTGCTGGCCTACGAGTTCCTCGAGCGATTTCGGGCGCATTCGCACTGCCAGCGGCGGACGCGGCCGGTTGACTTGGGACTCGCGTGCGTCGTGCGGATCATCGGACAGGGAATCGAACAAATCGCTCACCGTTCAAGCCTACCGATATTCTGGTGTGGATGCGGTACCGGTCCCCTGGCCACCGCCGAGAGCTTAACGAGAGGAATCCCTGAATGCGCGCCGTCGTCCAGGTTGCCAGTACTGCCCACGTCGAGGTCGAAGGGCAGATTGTCGGGAAGCTCGACTCCCCCGGGTTGGTGATCCTGCTGGGCGTGACCCACGATGACGATCAGGCAACCGCCCGCAAGGTGGCGGAGAAAATCTGGCAGCTGCGCATCATGGAGGATGAGACCTCGGCTGCGGGCAATAACGCGCCGCTGCTGGTGATCAGCCAATTCACGCTGTATGGCTCGGTGCGCAAGGGCCGCCGTCCGTCGTGGTCAGATGCCGCGCCCGGGCCGGTGAGCGAACCGCTATACGACCACTTCGTTGACTATCTGCGCGAGCTTGGCGCTCATGTCGAGACCGGAGTATTCGGCGCGAT harbors:
- the dtd gene encoding D-aminoacyl-tRNA deacylase — its product is MRAVVQVASTAHVEVEGQIVGKLDSPGLVILLGVTHDDDQATARKVAEKIWQLRIMEDETSAAGNNAPLLVISQFTLYGSVRKGRRPSWSDAAPGPVSEPLYDHFVDYLRELGAHVETGVFGAMMDVSLTNTGPFTMIVDSADLA